A region from the Engraulis encrasicolus isolate BLACKSEA-1 chromosome 18, IST_EnEncr_1.0, whole genome shotgun sequence genome encodes:
- the pdia6 gene encoding protein disulfide-isomerase A6, giving the protein MRAILGVLVFSWAVLSAHGMYSPSDDVVELTPSNFNREVIQSDSLWLVEFYAPWCGHCRNLVPDWKKAATALKGIVKVGAVDADQHKSLGGQYGVRGFPTIKIFGANKNNPSEYQGGRSSQAIVDEAMNTLRSLVKERLAGRAGGSDYSRQSGGGGGGGGSGGSKEDVVELTDDNFDRTVLQGEEVWMVEFFAPWCGHCKNLEPEWAAAATEVKDQTKGKVRLGAVDATVHQMLTSRYGIRGFPTIKIFKKGEEPEDYQGGRTRADLVAHGLELFSDNMPAPEILEMVNGDVLKKSCEDSQLCVIAVLPHILDTGAAGRNGYLEVMLKMADKYKKKMWGWLWAEAGAQMDLESALGIGGFGYPAMAAINSRKMKFALLRGSFSETGIHEFLRDLSMGRGSTSTVGGGALPKVHSVEPWDGKDGELPVEEDYDLSDFDMDDLDKDEL; this is encoded by the exons GTGTCTTGGTGTTTTCCTGGGCTGTGTTGTCGGCCCATGGCATGTACTCCCCCAGCGACGATGTGGTGGAGCTCACTCCCTCCAACTTCAACCGGGAAGTGATCCAGAGTGACAGCTTGTGGCTGGTGGAGTTCTATGCCCCCTG GTGTGGCCACTGCCGAAACCTGGTACCAGACTGGAAGAAGGCTGCCACTGCACTGAAG GGCATCGTGAAGGTGGGCGCTGTGGACGCAGACCAGCACAAGTCTCTGGGGGGTCAGTACGGGGTGCGCGGCTTCCCCACCATCAAGATATTCGGAGCCAACAAGAACAATCCGTCCGAATACCAAG GTGGCAGGAGTAGCCAGGCCATAGTGGACGAGGCCATGAACACCCTGCGCTCTCTGGTCAAGGAGCGGCTCGCGGGCCGCGCTGGAGGCTCCGACTAcagcagacag agtggtggtggtggcggcggtggtggcagtGGGGGCAGCAAAGAAGATGTGGTGGAGCTGACCGATGACAACTTTGACCGCACTGTGCTGCAGGGCGAGGAGGTGTGGATGGTGGAGTTCTTTGCCCCCTGGTGTGGCCACTGcaaaaa CCTGGAGCCAGAGTGGGCTGCCGCAGCCACGGAGGTCAAGGATCAGACCAAGGGCAAAGTTCGCCTGGGGGCAGTAGATGCCACCGTGCACCAGATGCTGACCAGCCGCTATGGG ATCCGAGGCTTCCCCACCATTAAGATCTTCAAGAAAGGAGAGGAGCCAGAGGACTACCAGGGAGGCCGCACCCGCGCGGACCTGGTGGCACACGGCCTGGAACTCTTCTCTGACAACATGCCCGCGCCAGAGATTCTGGAG atGGTCAATGGAGACGTCTTGAAGAAGTCCTGTGAGGACAGCCAGCTGTGTGTCATCGCCGTGCTACCTCACATCCTGGACACAG GAGCTGCTGGGCGTAACGGCTACCTGGAGGTGATGCTGAAGATGGCGGACAAGTACAAGAAGAAGATGTGGGG TTGGCTGTGGGCAGAGGCGGGCGCTCAGATGGATCTGGAGTCGGCGCTGGGCATCGGGGGGTTCGGCTACCCCGCCATGGCGGCCATCAATTCCCGCAAGATGAAGTTCGCTCTCCTCAGAGGCTCCTTCAGCGAGACGGGGATCCACGAGTTCCTCAG GGACCTGTCCATGGGCCGCGGCTCCACATCCACCGTGGGAGGCGGGGCATTGCCAAAGGTCCACAGTGTGGAACCCTGGGACGGCAAAGATGGAGAG